A window of the Pseudomonas fluorescens genome harbors these coding sequences:
- a CDS encoding HNH endonuclease, producing the protein MSDKKKDTDWTVAEIEAAVDAYLKMFELERIGQKFNKAHENRVLRASALHNRTEGSVEFRMQNISAVLLRMHREYIKGYKPARNVGANVEPAIRAVLIAKGVTLGDPTVATADEEALEQRALALEKLLLEEEPAGIVKPKRAPAQSTAFIRDPKVRAWVRQKAKGICEGCGEPAPFTKNESPYLEVHHVRHLANKGSDRVSNAVALCPNCHRRCHHSNDSKELTESLYTKVKRLERE; encoded by the coding sequence ATGAGCGACAAGAAAAAAGACACTGACTGGACTGTTGCTGAGATTGAGGCAGCGGTTGATGCCTATTTGAAGATGTTTGAGCTTGAGCGAATCGGCCAAAAATTTAACAAAGCACATGAGAATCGCGTGCTGCGTGCGTCTGCGTTGCACAACCGTACTGAAGGCTCAGTTGAATTCCGCATGCAGAACATCTCGGCCGTTTTATTGAGAATGCATAGGGAATACATCAAAGGGTACAAGCCAGCTAGAAACGTAGGGGCCAACGTTGAGCCAGCCATCCGAGCAGTGTTGATTGCCAAAGGGGTTACGCTGGGGGATCCAACGGTTGCGACTGCGGATGAAGAAGCACTAGAGCAGAGAGCTCTGGCGCTAGAGAAACTGCTTCTTGAAGAAGAACCTGCGGGGATTGTGAAGCCGAAGCGCGCTCCCGCCCAAAGCACTGCATTTATACGTGACCCGAAGGTTAGAGCCTGGGTTCGTCAGAAGGCTAAAGGGATATGCGAAGGGTGCGGTGAACCAGCGCCGTTCACCAAAAATGAATCGCCCTACCTTGAAGTGCATCACGTGAGGCATTTGGCGAATAAAGGTTCTGATCGCGTTAGCAATGCTGTAGCGCTTTGTCCGAACTGTCATCGGCGCTGCCATCACTCGAATGACAGCAAGGAGTTAACCGAGTCGCTGTATACGAAGGTTAAACGGTTAGAGCGTGAATAA
- a CDS encoding sulfite exporter TauE/SafE family protein encodes MFYLLLTLFGCLTGVTAVLFGFGGGFVVVPLLYRMITASHGADDPIGQSAMHIAVATSTCVMIVNALVATDKHRRAGNLIRDYLWPLGGFIGLGAVVGAIAAVWVSGEVIRYAFIAYLGVTIVDCLLRRGFLTQSEGVIPRRLRTLETSGGGVGIGAIATFLGVGGSVMTVPLLRRCGLSMSQATSMANPLSVPVALAGTLTYMALAGFSATDLGPWFVGYVDLLAFAVLTLGSMLGIRLATPWIGRIPDRVHAWVYIALLIVVMLGMILK; translated from the coding sequence ATGTTCTACCTCCTGCTGACACTCTTCGGCTGCCTGACCGGCGTCACCGCCGTGCTCTTCGGCTTCGGCGGCGGCTTCGTCGTCGTGCCGCTGCTGTACCGCATGATTACCGCCAGCCACGGTGCCGATGATCCCATCGGGCAGTCAGCCATGCACATCGCCGTCGCCACCTCGACCTGCGTAATGATCGTCAACGCCCTGGTCGCCACCGACAAACATCGCCGCGCCGGCAACCTTATTCGTGATTACCTCTGGCCCTTGGGCGGGTTCATAGGATTGGGCGCGGTCGTTGGCGCAATCGCAGCGGTGTGGGTCAGCGGCGAAGTCATTCGTTATGCCTTCATTGCCTACCTCGGCGTGACGATTGTCGATTGCCTGCTGCGACGCGGATTTCTTACGCAGTCCGAAGGCGTCATCCCACGTCGATTGAGAACACTGGAAACGTCTGGCGGTGGTGTAGGCATTGGCGCCATCGCAACCTTTCTCGGCGTAGGAGGAAGCGTCATGACCGTGCCGTTATTGCGGCGTTGCGGGTTGAGCATGTCGCAGGCAACGTCGATGGCCAATCCGCTGAGCGTGCCGGTGGCGCTGGCGGGCACCCTGACTTACATGGCGCTGGCTGGTTTTAGCGCGACCGACTTGGGGCCATGGTTTGTCGGGTATGTGGATCTGCTGGCGTTTGCGGTGCTGACGCTGGGCTCGATGCTGGGGATTCGACTGGCCACGCCATGGATCGGACGGATACCGGATCGGGTGCATGCGTGGGTGTATATCGCGCTACTCATCGTCGTGATGCTGGGCATGATACTGAAGTAG
- a CDS encoding AraC family transcriptional regulator, giving the protein MRNVSINLLDDTPRPVVAIGTDYSHGYRLPRHTHRRAQLLYGATGVMQVSTHDGNWVVPPQRAVWIPPGVAHEVLMLGVSTRSLYIEPGAVDLGERCQVISVSPLMRHLLMEAVELPLTYDLAGRDGVLIDLLLHELLRSAPLPLHIPLPSDGRLLELCQTFLHQPNAHQSPQHWADQLHVSLRTFNRLFRQQTGLSFSQWRQRACVVLALARLAAGQAVTRIALDFGYDSPAAFSTMFRRILGQAPSVWLEAAN; this is encoded by the coding sequence ATGCGCAATGTTTCAATCAATCTGCTGGATGACACGCCGCGCCCGGTGGTGGCGATCGGTACGGATTATTCCCACGGCTATCGGTTGCCACGTCATACGCATCGGCGGGCGCAATTGTTGTATGGCGCGACCGGGGTGATGCAGGTCAGCACGCATGACGGCAACTGGGTGGTGCCGCCGCAGCGGGCGGTGTGGATTCCGCCGGGGGTGGCGCATGAGGTGTTGATGCTGGGGGTCAGCACTCGCAGTTTGTATATCGAGCCGGGGGCGGTGGATCTGGGCGAGCGTTGTCAGGTGATCAGCGTGTCGCCGTTGATGCGGCACTTGCTGATGGAAGCCGTGGAGTTGCCGCTGACCTATGACCTGGCCGGGCGCGACGGCGTGCTGATCGACTTGTTGCTGCATGAGTTGTTGCGCAGTGCTCCGTTGCCGTTGCATATCCCGCTGCCGTCTGACGGAAGACTGCTCGAACTGTGTCAGACCTTTCTGCATCAGCCGAATGCCCACCAATCGCCCCAGCATTGGGCCGATCAGCTGCACGTAAGCTTACGCACCTTCAACAGACTGTTTCGTCAGCAGACCGGCCTGAGTTTCAGTCAATGGCGCCAGCGTGCCTGCGTGGTACTGGCGTTGGCACGGCTGGCGGCGGGTCAAGCGGTGACGCGGATTGCCCTGGATTTCGGCTATGACAGCCCGGCGGCGTTCTCGACGATGTTCCGCCGGATCCTCGGTCAGGCACCGTCCGTCTGGTTGGAGGCGGCGAACTAG
- a CDS encoding XRE family transcriptional regulator: MASSAMNLILERIALFQFTPTHCAQARGMLGWSVEQLSREAKVSADDIQRFEAQQDVADEVRLALTYRFEAQGLVFFPGFAPGRSTSNGSTAESVRGDYAMAE; encoded by the coding sequence ATGGCCTCTTCAGCGATGAACCTCATCCTCGAACGTATCGCCCTTTTCCAGTTCACCCCGACCCATTGCGCCCAGGCCCGAGGGATGTTGGGCTGGAGCGTTGAACAATTGTCGCGAGAGGCCAAGGTTTCAGCAGACGACATTCAGCGGTTCGAGGCGCAGCAGGACGTGGCGGATGAGGTGCGGCTGGCGCTGACCTATCGGTTTGAGGCGCAGGGGCTGGTGTTCTTTCCGGGATTTGCGCCGGGGCGTTCGACAAGCAATGGTTCGACAGCCGAATCAGTGCGTGGGGATTATGCAATGGCGGAGTGA
- a CDS encoding MBL fold metallo-hydrolase, translating to MAKSIASAGSQTSEPSRQAEGVFRNHAPVQREGVRKMLRIMWNMIFHKPRNTRPAAAIPVQPLTRADLIAAPNHSVYRLGHSTLLLKLQDKFWITDPVFAERASPVQWAGPKRFHQPPISIDELPPIEAVILSHNHYDHLDYEAVLKLADKVNVFLTPLGVGDTLIKWGIDADKVRQFDWWQGTEVGGIRFIATPSQHFSGRGLFDGNQTLWASWVIIDGDTRIFFSGDSGYFDGFKRIGEQYGPFDLTLMETGAYNVEWPYVHMQPEETLQAHIDLKGRWLFPIHNGTFDLAMHAWHEPFDRILALAWERSVSITTPQMGEAFNLAQPQRGSAWWLAVEGESEAVVQGA from the coding sequence ATGGCCAAATCCATTGCTTCTGCGGGCAGTCAAACTTCTGAACCTTCGCGTCAGGCCGAAGGTGTATTCCGCAACCATGCGCCGGTGCAGCGCGAAGGTGTGCGCAAGATGCTGCGGATCATGTGGAACATGATCTTCCACAAACCGCGCAACACCCGGCCGGCCGCGGCCATTCCTGTGCAGCCACTGACCCGCGCGGATCTGATCGCGGCGCCCAACCACAGCGTTTATCGCCTTGGCCACTCGACCTTGTTGCTCAAACTGCAAGACAAATTCTGGATCACCGACCCGGTGTTCGCCGAGCGCGCTTCGCCGGTGCAATGGGCCGGTCCGAAACGTTTTCACCAGCCACCGATCAGCATCGACGAATTGCCGCCGATCGAAGCGGTGATCCTGTCGCACAACCACTACGATCACCTCGACTATGAAGCGGTGTTGAAACTGGCGGACAAGGTCAACGTCTTCCTGACCCCGCTAGGCGTTGGCGACACCCTGATCAAATGGGGCATCGATGCCGACAAAGTTCGCCAGTTCGACTGGTGGCAGGGCACCGAAGTCGGCGGCATCCGCTTCATCGCCACTCCGTCGCAGCACTTCTCCGGTCGGGGCCTGTTCGATGGCAACCAGACCCTGTGGGCTTCGTGGGTGATCATCGACGGCGACACGCGGATTTTCTTCAGTGGTGACAGCGGCTACTTCGACGGCTTCAAACGCATCGGCGAACAGTACGGCCCCTTTGACCTGACCCTGATGGAGACTGGCGCCTACAACGTCGAATGGCCTTACGTGCACATGCAACCGGAAGAAACCCTGCAAGCCCACATCGACCTCAAGGGCCGCTGGTTATTCCCGATCCACAACGGCACGTTCGATCTGGCGATGCATGCATGGCATGAACCGTTTGATCGCATTCTTGCACTGGCATGGGAGCGCAGTGTTTCCATCACCACCCCGCAAATGGGCGAGGCGTTCAACCTGGCACAACCCCAACGCGGAAGTGCGTGGTGGTTGGCGGTTGAAGGGGAGAGTGAGGCGGTGGTGCAAGGGGCCTGA
- a CDS encoding TetR/AcrR family transcriptional regulator translates to MTAPQRLTDRKREAIIQAAITEFRANGFEVTSMDKIAATAGVSKRTVYNHFPSKEELFAEILNQLWARISTEQAVSYQPDQPLRDQLRSMLLAKLQTMADDNFMNLARVAIAAAIHSPERAQNMVARMGEREESVTVWIRAAQADGRLKPVDPEFAAHQVQGLLKTFAFWPQISMGQPSLDSATQNAVVDSALDMFLACYQL, encoded by the coding sequence ATGACAGCCCCCCAGCGCCTCACCGACCGCAAACGCGAAGCCATCATCCAGGCCGCGATAACCGAATTCCGTGCCAACGGTTTCGAGGTCACCAGCATGGACAAGATTGCGGCCACTGCCGGGGTGTCGAAGCGGACGGTGTACAACCATTTCCCCAGCAAAGAAGAACTGTTCGCCGAAATTCTCAACCAGTTGTGGGCACGGATCAGCACCGAGCAAGCCGTGTCGTACCAGCCCGACCAGCCATTGCGCGATCAATTGCGATCGATGCTGCTGGCCAAACTGCAGACGATGGCGGACGACAACTTCATGAATCTGGCCCGCGTCGCCATCGCGGCCGCGATCCACTCGCCAGAGCGCGCGCAAAACATGGTGGCGCGCATGGGCGAACGAGAAGAAAGCGTGACCGTATGGATTCGCGCAGCTCAGGCGGACGGTCGGCTGAAACCGGTGGATCCGGAGTTCGCCGCGCATCAGGTGCAGGGTCTGTTGAAGACGTTTGCCTTCTGGCCGCAGATCTCCATGGGCCAGCCCTCCCTCGACAGCGCCACGCAAAATGCCGTGGTCGATTCTGCACTCGATATGTTTCTGGCTTGCTACCAGCTCTAG
- a CDS encoding diguanylate cyclase, producing the protein MENQRGKGLSFARRIYLPRAIGLGIGFFSVGAALYPLNMSGWLWALLVLNGFLWPHVAYQWSTRSAFPYRAERRNLLYDSVCGGFWTACFQFNPLTTVTILSMMTMNNVAAGGQRLFLLGALAQVIGVLLGWSVFGVNFTLTATQTQVWACLPMLTLYPLALGMVCYRLAIKLAEHKRTLSALSCTDSLTGLLNHGAWKDLLHLKFQQCRQHNSQAILALIDIDHFKSINDSYGHIVGDAVLRQLSRELKFVLDESELAGRYGGDEFCVILPNLPLNRAEALMEQLRQGMDRYRHPDVPELRVSLSIGLARYQSVYADALEWFDDSDKALYSAKHAGRNTISVALSRSTA; encoded by the coding sequence ATGGAAAACCAACGCGGCAAAGGCTTGTCATTCGCCAGGCGCATTTACTTGCCACGGGCCATCGGATTGGGCATCGGTTTTTTCAGCGTCGGTGCCGCGCTGTATCCGTTGAACATGTCGGGCTGGCTCTGGGCGCTGTTGGTGTTGAACGGTTTTCTCTGGCCGCACGTGGCTTATCAATGGTCGACCCGCTCGGCTTTTCCCTATCGCGCCGAACGCCGCAACCTTCTCTATGACTCGGTGTGCGGCGGTTTCTGGACCGCCTGTTTCCAGTTCAATCCGCTGACCACCGTGACCATCCTGTCGATGATGACCATGAACAATGTGGCCGCCGGCGGCCAGCGTCTGTTCCTGCTCGGCGCCCTCGCCCAAGTGATCGGCGTGCTGCTGGGCTGGTCGGTGTTCGGCGTCAATTTCACCCTGACGGCCACCCAGACGCAGGTCTGGGCGTGTCTGCCGATGCTGACCCTTTATCCGCTGGCGCTAGGCATGGTCTGTTACCGGTTGGCGATCAAACTCGCCGAACACAAGCGCACCCTGAGTGCCCTGAGCTGTACCGACAGCCTGACCGGCCTGCTCAATCACGGTGCCTGGAAAGACCTGCTGCACCTCAAGTTCCAGCAGTGCCGGCAGCACAATTCCCAAGCCATTCTGGCGCTGATCGACATCGATCATTTCAAGTCGATCAACGACAGTTACGGGCACATCGTCGGCGATGCGGTGCTGCGGCAATTGAGTCGCGAGCTGAAATTCGTGCTCGACGAAAGCGAGCTGGCCGGGCGTTACGGCGGTGATGAATTCTGCGTGATCCTGCCCAACCTGCCACTGAACAGGGCCGAAGCGCTGATGGAGCAATTGCGTCAGGGAATGGATCGATACCGCCACCCTGACGTCCCCGAACTGCGCGTCAGCCTGAGCATCGGGCTTGCCCGCTATCAATCCGTCTACGCCGATGCCCTCGAGTGGTTCGACGATTCCGACAAGGCGCTATACAGCGCCAAACACGCGGGACGTAACACGATCAGCGTCGCGTTGAGCCGCTCCACCGCCTGA
- a CDS encoding LysR family transcriptional regulator, with product MLRDEAHYRLAFTHSKLAFAQVINAATQYQLDFPDLALILALVRGGSLARAAQLLKVDVSTVFRAVRRLEASLGQQLFEKSRAGYLPTSLAQTLAEQAERAEQALEAARIGVEQGGEVVSGTVRLTCTDSVLQGLLLPALAQFMPNYPALTIELSTSNDFANLSRRDADIALRLTRTPPEHLVGRELAKISYRVCASERYLQKVEAVDLAALTWIAPDDFLPDHPTVAWRRQQLPGVTPSYRCNSMLSVTELVRAGLGVAALPDFLINEGLQSLSEPLHGYDTALWLLTRPDCRALRSVVTLFDELGRALRLS from the coding sequence TTGTTGAGGGACGAAGCTCACTATAGATTGGCGTTCACGCACTCTAAATTGGCGTTTGCCCAAGTGATCAATGCAGCCACGCAATATCAACTCGATTTTCCGGATCTGGCCCTGATCCTCGCGCTAGTGCGCGGCGGCTCTCTGGCCCGGGCCGCGCAACTATTGAAGGTCGATGTGTCGACGGTGTTTCGCGCCGTGCGCCGACTGGAAGCGTCACTCGGTCAGCAACTGTTCGAAAAAAGTCGTGCCGGTTATTTACCCACCAGCCTCGCGCAGACCCTGGCCGAGCAGGCCGAACGTGCCGAGCAGGCACTGGAAGCGGCGCGTATTGGTGTGGAGCAGGGCGGGGAAGTGGTCAGCGGCACGGTACGCCTGACCTGTACCGACTCGGTGCTGCAAGGTCTGTTGCTGCCAGCGCTGGCGCAGTTCATGCCGAACTACCCGGCGCTGACCATCGAGCTGAGCACCTCGAACGATTTCGCCAACCTCAGCCGCCGTGATGCCGACATCGCCCTGCGCCTGACGCGTACACCGCCGGAGCATCTGGTCGGACGGGAGCTGGCGAAGATTTCCTACCGGGTCTGCGCCAGCGAGCGTTATCTACAAAAGGTTGAAGCAGTCGATCTGGCAGCGCTGACCTGGATCGCACCGGACGACTTTCTGCCCGATCACCCGACCGTCGCCTGGCGCCGTCAGCAGTTGCCCGGTGTGACGCCAAGCTATCGCTGCAACAGCATGCTGTCCGTGACGGAGTTGGTCCGCGCGGGACTGGGCGTGGCGGCGTTGCCGGACTTTCTCATAAATGAAGGACTGCAATCTTTGAGCGAGCCGCTGCACGGTTACGATACCGCGCTGTGGTTGCTGACCCGCCCGGACTGCCGCGCGTTGCGCTCGGTGGTCACGTTGTTCGATGAACTGGGGCGGGCGCTGCGATTGTCGTGA
- a CDS encoding CTP synthase C-terminal region-related (seleno)protein: MESRALRIALIGDYDPQVTAHQAIPVALDLAAEHLRRPVDFQWLATDRILPETPLEQFDGFWCVPASPYKSEDGALRAIRFAREQQRPFLGTCGGFQHAVLEFSRHVLGWADAEHGETSPDSNRAVLTPLTCSLVEALDSIHLVPGSLIAKAYETSEIREGYRCRYGVNPQFERELLTHELHAVGHDSAGDLRAIELKNHVLFIATLFQPERAALKGQLPPLVRAFVEACSEQCR, translated from the coding sequence ATGGAATCCAGAGCCCTGCGCATCGCCCTGATCGGTGATTACGACCCGCAAGTCACCGCCCACCAGGCCATCCCGGTTGCCCTCGATCTGGCGGCGGAACACCTTCGCCGTCCGGTCGATTTCCAATGGTTGGCCACCGACCGAATCCTGCCCGAGACGCCGCTGGAGCAATTTGACGGCTTCTGGTGCGTGCCGGCCAGCCCCTACAAAAGTGAAGACGGTGCACTGCGGGCCATCCGCTTTGCCCGCGAGCAGCAGCGCCCTTTCCTCGGCACCTGCGGCGGTTTTCAGCATGCCGTGCTGGAGTTTTCCCGCCACGTGCTGGGCTGGGCCGACGCCGAACATGGCGAAACCTCACCTGACTCCAATCGCGCCGTGCTCACGCCGCTGACGTGTTCACTGGTGGAAGCGCTGGACAGCATCCATCTGGTGCCCGGTTCGTTGATCGCCAAGGCGTACGAAACGTCGGAGATTCGTGAAGGCTATCGCTGCCGCTACGGTGTGAATCCGCAGTTCGAACGGGAGTTGCTGACCCATGAACTACACGCCGTGGGCCACGATTCTGCAGGCGATCTGCGTGCCATCGAATTGAAAAACCATGTGCTCTTTATCGCGACGTTGTTCCAGCCGGAACGCGCAGCCCTCAAGGGCCAATTGCCTCCGCTGGTGCGGGCATTTGTTGAAGCCTGCTCGGAGCAATGTCGATGA
- a CDS encoding antibiotic biosynthesis monooxygenase family protein, translating into MKPNTECFAVIFTSTRTEGDNGYTEASERMMQLVAEQPGFLGIDSIRGADGVGITVSYWESEAAILAWREHPEHRVIQARGRAVWYSAFQTRVCRVEREYRFGK; encoded by the coding sequence ATGAAACCGAACACTGAGTGTTTCGCCGTGATCTTCACTTCGACCCGTACCGAGGGCGACAACGGCTACACCGAAGCGTCCGAGCGCATGATGCAACTGGTGGCCGAGCAACCGGGGTTTCTCGGCATCGATTCGATCCGGGGCGCGGACGGGGTGGGGATTACGGTTTCGTACTGGGAGAGCGAAGCGGCGATTCTCGCCTGGCGCGAGCATCCGGAGCACCGGGTGATTCAGGCGCGTGGGCGGGCCGTGTGGTATTCGGCGTTTCAGACGCGGGTGTGTCGGGTTGAGCGGGAGTATCGGTTCGGGAAGTGA
- a CDS encoding DUF2025 family protein: MRITSQLICQAADDLKGFVGLNRKTGQYIVRFSEDSFGMDVADDGIIPCSEFVWAPATEQTMTLKRELIQLLLDQNIDDRINITEPLRVYMNKREVPEIVAVRSLVKG; this comes from the coding sequence ATGCGCATCACATCGCAACTCATCTGCCAGGCCGCCGACGACCTCAAGGGCTTCGTCGGCCTCAACCGCAAGACCGGCCAGTACATCGTGCGTTTCAGTGAGGATTCGTTCGGCATGGACGTGGCCGATGACGGCATCATCCCGTGCAGCGAATTCGTCTGGGCACCGGCCACCGAACAGACCATGACCCTCAAGCGTGAGCTGATCCAGTTGTTGCTGGACCAGAACATCGATGACCGGATCAACATCACCGAGCCGTTGCGCGTTTATATGAATAAACGCGAAGTGCCGGAGATTGTGGCGGTGCGTAGTCTGGTGAAGGGCTGA
- a CDS encoding glycerophosphodiester phosphodiesterase: MPATFTKSALLLSLMLGLGQAHAAAQPSPVALAASEGIPHPAVIAHRGASFDAPESTAASYKLARDLGADYLEMDLQRSKDGVLFALHDDNLQRTTDVATKFPERKDSPANAFTMAELKTLDAGSWYNAKYPDRARPSYVGLKILTLDEIIDIAQANPKHKPGLYIETKEPKLFPGIEHDLKEKLQARGWLIPADAKPAKKVASVGESNGKVILQTFEKSSLEMLQKEMPQVPKILLLWVGEGSIEPKSKVTFAESGEKDKNAFYGKQEPKSEAEFKQWIDYAKAQGAIGTGPSAKLTHGGDQSYSDLVQPWMNKYTHDKGLLVHVYTVDEPVDFEKVMASGVDGIFTNRASELLKFYKRPAAASVDQVLKNNGF, encoded by the coding sequence ATGCCCGCCACGTTTACCAAAAGCGCACTGCTGCTGAGCCTGATGCTCGGCCTCGGCCAGGCTCATGCTGCTGCCCAGCCAAGCCCTGTTGCGCTCGCTGCCTCCGAGGGCATTCCGCACCCGGCGGTGATCGCCCACCGTGGCGCGTCCTTCGATGCCCCGGAATCCACCGCTGCCTCCTACAAACTGGCGCGCGACCTGGGCGCCGATTACCTGGAAATGGACTTGCAGCGCAGCAAGGACGGCGTGCTGTTCGCCCTGCACGACGACAACCTGCAACGCACCACCGATGTCGCCACCAAGTTCCCGGAGCGCAAGGACAGCCCGGCCAATGCCTTCACCATGGCCGAACTGAAAACCCTCGACGCCGGCAGCTGGTACAACGCCAAGTACCCGGATCGCGCGCGTCCTTCCTACGTCGGTCTGAAGATTCTGACTCTGGACGAAATCATCGACATCGCCCAGGCCAATCCTAAGCACAAGCCGGGTCTGTACATCGAAACCAAGGAGCCGAAGCTGTTCCCGGGAATCGAGCATGACCTGAAGGAAAAACTCCAGGCTCGTGGCTGGTTGATTCCGGCGGACGCCAAACCGGCGAAAAAAGTCGCCAGCGTCGGCGAGAGCAACGGCAAGGTGATCCTGCAAACCTTCGAGAAGAGCAGCCTGGAAATGCTGCAAAAGGAAATGCCGCAGGTGCCGAAGATCCTGTTGCTGTGGGTCGGCGAAGGCAGCATCGAGCCGAAATCCAAAGTGACCTTTGCCGAATCCGGCGAGAAGGACAAGAACGCGTTCTACGGCAAGCAGGAGCCGAAATCCGAAGCCGAATTCAAGCAGTGGATCGACTACGCCAAGGCTCAGGGTGCAATCGGCACCGGCCCTTCGGCGAAGCTGACCCACGGCGGCGATCAGAGCTATTCGGATCTGGTGCAGCCATGGATGAACAAGTACACCCACGACAAGGGTCTGCTGGTCCACGTCTACACCGTGGATGAGCCGGTGGACTTCGAAAAAGTCATGGCCTCTGGTGTCGACGGCATCTTCACCAACCGCGCCAGCGAACTGCTGAAATTCTACAAACGCCCGGCCGCCGCCAGTGTGGATCAGGTGTTGAAGAACAACGGCTTCTGA
- a CDS encoding sterol desaturase family protein: MKRIFSWLYAPLFWVGFIGSGIGLAGDSLLWLLPLFVLALAVSFAGEWLLPYEMNWNRPAGDRRRDMLHALANEALNAVGLLALPGLVALLAIDGAWPSNWPLWLQVALAIFIADAGVSLMHYASHRVPWMWRLHAIHHSVERLYGFNGLMKHPLHQLLEATAGLLPLLVLGIPSEVAVLLAFAIAIQLLLQHSNVDMRVGPLRWIFAWAPQAGSGDGVVLDQHSHRAVRGKNQLVGVVGVGRSAPRHPVDQAMVVPQPEAACPRGVRLHQKPLFFNT; encoded by the coding sequence ATGAAACGCATCTTTTCGTGGCTGTACGCGCCGTTGTTCTGGGTTGGATTTATTGGCAGCGGAATTGGGCTGGCGGGGGATTCGCTGCTGTGGTTGTTGCCGCTTTTTGTTTTAGCGCTGGCGGTCTCGTTCGCGGGCGAGTGGCTGCTGCCTTATGAAATGAACTGGAACCGACCCGCCGGTGATCGTCGTCGCGACATGCTGCACGCGTTGGCCAACGAAGCGCTGAATGCAGTCGGTCTGCTGGCATTGCCGGGGCTGGTGGCGCTGCTGGCGATTGACGGTGCGTGGCCGTCGAACTGGCCGTTGTGGCTGCAAGTGGCGCTGGCGATTTTCATCGCCGATGCGGGCGTGAGCCTGATGCATTACGCCAGCCATCGCGTGCCGTGGATGTGGCGTCTGCATGCGATTCATCACAGCGTCGAGCGCCTCTACGGGTTCAACGGTTTGATGAAGCATCCGCTGCATCAATTGCTGGAGGCGACGGCGGGGCTGTTGCCGTTGCTGGTATTGGGCATTCCGTCCGAAGTGGCGGTGTTGCTGGCGTTCGCCATTGCGATCCAGCTGTTGTTGCAGCATTCGAACGTCGACATGCGCGTCGGCCCGTTGCGCTGGATCTTCGCCTGGGCGCCGCAGGCGGGAAGTGGTGACGGGGTTGTCCTCGACCAGCACAGTCACCGGGCGGTCAGGGGCAAGAATCAGTTGGTGGGCGTAGTGGGAGTGGGGCGCAGTGCGCCCCGACATCCCGTGGATCAGGCCATGGTCGTGCCCCAGCCAGAGGCGGCCTGTCCACGGGGTGTCCGGTTGCATCAGAAGCCGTTGTTCTTCAACACCTGA
- a CDS encoding PepSY domain-containing protein, giving the protein MKTLTALFTAAALTLTAGLAQADVRVDQIPQLVKEGKIKSLESMNEQALKLHPGATITDTDLDNHFNGYEYEVELRTADGKEFDVDFDATTGKVLSNKQDT; this is encoded by the coding sequence ATGAAAACCCTGACTGCCCTGTTTACCGCTGCCGCCCTGACCCTCACCGCTGGCCTGGCCCAGGCTGACGTTCGCGTCGACCAGATCCCGCAACTGGTCAAGGAAGGCAAGATCAAGTCGCTGGAGTCGATGAACGAACAAGCGCTGAAACTGCATCCGGGCGCGACCATCACCGATACCGACCTGGATAACCACTTCAATGGTTATGAGTATGAAGTTGAATTGCGTACTGCTGATGGCAAGGAGTTCGATGTGGACTTTGACGCAACGACTGGCAAGGTGCTGAGCAACAAGCAAGACACTTGA